Proteins encoded in a region of the Leopardus geoffroyi isolate Oge1 chromosome E2, O.geoffroyi_Oge1_pat1.0, whole genome shotgun sequence genome:
- the ZNF296 gene encoding zinc finger protein 296 — protein sequence MSRRKAGCMPRRVDPAPAANTDDEMEMPDLVIEMKPEPDVRPLQAPGLGPFSPKEVPTPGRYEGEPRRSSGPVPVGSPLHALGARNQWALWTPLILNPRDRQPWTDKHPDLLTCGRCLQTFPLEAITAFMAHKKLDCQLFRGPSPGQGSERQDPKALGCFRCGRQFSGAWKLLRHAQWDHGLSIYQTEPEAPEAPLLGLAEVAAAVSAVVEPEAEAKGPRVSIPPRRSPTCPVCAKTLSSFSNLKVHMRSHTGERPYACDQCPYTCTQSSKLNRHKKTHRQPRPQSPFKAKASPEQASATAPPEPAAHAAAPASTLLRSSGESAGAAATAGVQEPGAPGGGAQVGPGGASWEATTKEQRTEPAKGPTSPKKLPKPAVKSRGPGGSCEFCGKHFTNSSNLTVHRRSHTGERPYTCELCPYACAQSSKLNRHRRMHGLGPGSTRFECPHCCVPFGLRATLDKHLRQKHPEVAGDA from the exons ATGTCCCGCCGCAAGGCCGGCTGCATGCCCCGCCGAGTAGACCCCGCGCCCGCCGCCAACACAGACGACGAGATGGAGATGCCGGACCTCGTCATCGAAATGAAGCCGGAGCCAGACGTGCGGCCCCTACAGGCCCCGGGGCTGGGGCCCTTCTCCCCGAAGGAAGTGCCCACGCCGGGGCGGTATGAGGGCGAACCCCGCCGTTCCTCCGGCCCCGTGCCCGTCGGGAGCCCTCTCCACGCCCTCGGCGCGCGGAACCAGTGGGCACTGTGGACGCCGCTGATCCTCAACCCTCGCG ACCGCCAGCCCTGGACCGACAAACACCCAGATCTGTTGACCTGCGGTCGCTGCCTGCAGACCTTTCCTTTGGAAGCCATCACTGCTTTCATGGCCCACAAGAAGCTGGACTGTCAGCTTTTCAGAGGCCCCAGCCCCGGCCAGGGCTCAG AACGCCAGGACCCCAAGGCCCTGGGCTGCTTCCGCTGCGGGAGACAGTTCTCAGGGGCCTGGAAACTGCTGCGCCATGCCCAGTGGGACCACGGACTGTCCATCTACCAGACGGAACCCGAGGCCCCAGAGGCCCCGCTGCTGGGCCTGGCAGAGGTGGCCGCCGCAGTGTCGGCAGTGGTGGAGCCGGAAGCTGAGGCCAAGGGCCCCCGGGTGAGCATCCCCCCGCGGCGGAGCCCCACCTGCCCCGTGTGCGCGAAGACCCTCAGCTCCTTCAGCAATCTCAAAGTGCACATGCGCTCGCACACAGGCGAGCGGCCCTATGCCTGTGACCAGTGTCCCTACACCTGTACCCAGAGTAGCAAGCTCAACCGCCACAAGAAGACCCACCGGCAGCCACGGCCTCAGAGCCCCTTCAAGGCCAAAGCCAGTCCAGAACAGGCCTCTGCCACTGCCCCTCCTGAGCCAGCGGCCCACGCCGCGGCCCCGGCCAGCACCCTCCTGCGCAGCAGTGGCGAGAGCGCCGGAGCGGCCGCCACGGCGGGGGTCCAGGAACCCGGGGCTCCTGGTGGTGGGGCGCAGGTGGGCCCCGGCGGGGCCAGTTGGGAAGCTACCACCAAGGAACAGAGAACTGAACCTGCGAAGGGCCCGACGTCCCCCAAGAAGCTGCCAAAGCCGGCGGTCAAGAGCCGCGGGCCCGGGGGCAGCTGTGAGTTCTGTGGAAAGCACTTCACCAACAGCAGCAACCTGACGGTACACCGGCGCTCACACACGGGCGAGCGGCCCTACACCTGCGAGCTCTGTCCCTACGCCTGTGCCCAGAGCAGCAAGCTCAACCGCCACCGCCGCATGCACGGCCTGGGGCCGGGCAGCACCCGCTTCGAATGTCCCCACTGCTGTGTGCCCTTCGGCCTGCGTGCCACCCTGGACAAACACCTGCGGCAGAAGCACCCCGAGGTGGCCGGGGACGCCTGA
- the GEMIN7 gene encoding gem-associated protein 7 isoform X2, with translation MQTPPAIPVPVLRLPRGPDGLSRGFAPDGRRAPPKPEVPGSPGSPVGRESRESREQQARAALRERYLRSLLAMVGHQVNFTLHEGVHVTAHFGAADLDVANFYVLQLQTPIGVQAEALLRCSDIISYTFKP, from the coding sequence ATGCAGACTCCACCAGCCATTCCCGTGCCTGTGCTCCGGCTCCCCCGGGGCCCTGATGGCTTGAGCCGAGGCTTTGCCCCAGACGGACGCAGGGCCCCCCCGAAGCCAGAGGTTCCTGGAAGCCCGGGATCTCCAGTAGGTCGAGAGTCTCGGGAATCCCGGGAACAGCAGGCCCGAGCCGCACTTCGGGAACGCTACCTCCGCAGCCTGCTGGCCATGGTGGGTCACCAGGTGAACTTCACACTGCACGAGGGTGTGCACGTGACCGCCCACTTCGGCGCCGCCGACCTGGACGTGGCCAACTTCTACGTGCTGCAGCTGCAGACGCCGATAGGCGTGCAGGCCGAGGCGCTGCTGCGGTGTAGTGACATTATTTCCTACACTTTCAAGCCGTGA
- the GEMIN7 gene encoding gem-associated protein 7 isoform X1 produces MARLPVLCGLRAKTRIMQTPPAIPVPVLRLPRGPDGLSRGFAPDGRRAPPKPEVPGSPGSPVGRESRESREQQARAALRERYLRSLLAMVGHQVNFTLHEGVHVTAHFGAADLDVANFYVLQLQTPIGVQAEALLRCSDIISYTFKP; encoded by the exons ATGGCCCGCCTCCCGGTCTTGTGTGGCCTGCGAGCCAAGA CCAGGATAATGCAGACTCCACCAGCCATTCCCGTGCCTGTGCTCCGGCTCCCCCGGGGCCCTGATGGCTTGAGCCGAGGCTTTGCCCCAGACGGACGCAGGGCCCCCCCGAAGCCAGAGGTTCCTGGAAGCCCGGGATCTCCAGTAGGTCGAGAGTCTCGGGAATCCCGGGAACAGCAGGCCCGAGCCGCACTTCGGGAACGCTACCTCCGCAGCCTGCTGGCCATGGTGGGTCACCAGGTGAACTTCACACTGCACGAGGGTGTGCACGTGACCGCCCACTTCGGCGCCGCCGACCTGGACGTGGCCAACTTCTACGTGCTGCAGCTGCAGACGCCGATAGGCGTGCAGGCCGAGGCGCTGCTGCGGTGTAGTGACATTATTTCCTACACTTTCAAGCCGTGA